The Pygocentrus nattereri isolate fPygNat1 chromosome 2, fPygNat1.pri, whole genome shotgun sequence genome has a window encoding:
- the LOC108416082 gene encoding uncharacterized protein LOC108416082: MGNYRSKMRALGHEDVKVSAGKRGRNTPNGEPPHKNIKKPKKGEINYLPNIPGGHNNTSLEDARKQLVDEMKKKNPDGTLINQKMDVTLSLQRKEVVQDKPPVIQMLQRWPALFVENQVYQKFNRVVGKNLKQEFYDSLDRHCPALVDVMKSKRGLKGQLLDALLRQAQTSDIVDIRCLVLRGLAVLLDDNPSEFFKDCFVSHTTWLPLYLGYRVTTPTRQSSEPKLNTGRL; this comes from the exons ATGGGCAATTACAGGTCAAAAATGAGAGCTCTGGGACATGAAGATGTCAAGGTCAGTGCAGGGAAACGAGGACGAAACACCCCGAATGGCGAGCCTCCACACAAGAACATAAAAAAGCCAAAGAAAGGGGAAATCAATTACTTACCAAATATTCCGGGTGGACACAATAACACAAGCCTTGAAGATGCCCGAAAGCAATTAGTGGACgagatgaagaaaaagaacCCAGACGGAACACTTATCAATCAGAAGATGGATGTAACATTGTCTCTGCAAAGGAAGGAAGTTGTGCAGGACAAGCCACCTGTGATCCAGATGCTCCAGCGTTGGCCAGCACTGTTCGTGGAAAATcag GTGTACCAGAAATTTAACAGGGTCGTGGGGAAAAACCTGAAGCAAGAATTCTACGACTCCCTTGATCGCCATTGTCCTGCACTTGTTGATGTCATGAAGTCAAAGAGAGGGCTGAAGGGGCAGCTGCTTGATGCACTTTTGCGCCAAGCACAG ACATCGGACATTGTCGACATACGATGCCTCGTCCTGAGAGGGCTGGCAGTGCTTCTGGACGACAACCCATCTGAATTCTTCAAGGACTGTTTTGTAAGTCATACCACTTGGTTACCTTTGTACCTTGGTTACCGGGTGACGACGCCGACACGTCAGTCAAGCGAACCGAAACTAAATACCGGACGTTTGTGA